A region of Nocardia goodfellowii DNA encodes the following proteins:
- a CDS encoding DUF4913 domain-containing protein, with translation MSDNGNGTEPTTAPAQDAAVAVAPQMDLGELLGEAIRKAVTGQINAQAKDIAAGVVGEMLTKEVIAGMRVTAEIEAERALNSGPTAEPEPEPEPEPVPAPEEEPAPRELKYASVKEFVEDYIAVIYRRDVGSRLKQCWCPKWWLHGETIGRFEALHVAFESLRHGEETELAAWWLTYLDPMMDRILDKEEGPFKYCSPENGHVARLTPLPVVEAPADLFKEHDDEHDGEQVGTLSQIEVPPGPLAQRRVIHGVWEPPEDRE, from the coding sequence ATGAGCGACAACGGAAACGGCACCGAACCCACCACCGCGCCTGCACAGGATGCCGCTGTCGCGGTCGCGCCGCAGATGGATCTGGGCGAGCTGCTGGGCGAGGCGATCCGCAAGGCCGTCACCGGGCAGATCAACGCGCAGGCCAAGGACATCGCCGCCGGTGTGGTCGGCGAGATGCTCACCAAAGAGGTCATCGCGGGCATGCGCGTGACCGCCGAGATCGAGGCCGAACGCGCCCTGAACTCGGGTCCGACCGCCGAGCCCGAACCCGAACCCGAGCCTGAGCCCGTCCCGGCGCCGGAAGAGGAGCCTGCTCCCCGGGAGCTGAAGTACGCGTCGGTCAAGGAGTTCGTCGAGGACTACATCGCCGTGATCTATCGCCGCGATGTCGGTTCTCGGCTGAAGCAGTGCTGGTGCCCGAAGTGGTGGCTGCACGGCGAGACGATCGGCAGGTTCGAGGCGCTGCACGTCGCGTTCGAGTCCCTGCGCCACGGTGAGGAGACCGAGCTCGCGGCGTGGTGGCTGACCTATCTGGACCCGATGATGGACCGGATCCTCGACAAGGAAGAAGGCCCGTTCAAGTATTGCTCGCCTGAAAACGGACACGTCGCCAGGCTGACGCCGTTGCCGGTGGTGGAAGCACCGGCGGACCTGTTCAAAGAGCACGACGACGAGCACGACGGCGAGCAGGTCGGCACCCTCTCGCAGATCGAGGTCCCGCCGGGGCCGCTCGCGCAGCGCCGCGTGATCCATGGTGTGTGGGAGCCGCCGGAGGACCGCGAATGA
- a CDS encoding type IV secretory system conjugative DNA transfer family protein: MDRRVKQPNQQSDLSEWKELIGASAAIGLAESVGMSMRVGERLYSSAPDPDVPWNPISLVIGLGSGDLAWTAASSWGAATLLAGTAGAAAGSVWAWRAGCRACQRVSGKLASRKQVRAEAVDAQAQYMAHGHELADLSRDAVLGKARELKVVLRTEDAPGVLVARAVQDGREIYASYEDLHLDIWGPRSGKSTSRVIPAVMEAPGAVVATSNKRDVVDATRTSRSRIGEVHVFDPQQVAEEPCGWYWDPIAWVAGSDGGAGAQERAAELAGYFAASEDGEAKGDNFFPQEGEDLLAGLFLAAAVAKRPITDVYEWVTTPSDREPIDILSGGEFDLIAAGLSDQYNAADKQRSGVFSTAKKQASCLRYVRIRPWVTPPAKGEAPRKSFDVDEFIRSRGTLYPLSEEGKGSAGPLVTALCAAVADAGKREGRRHPGGRLPVPPLFVLDEAANIVRWPDLPKQYSHFGSRGIVVLTILQSWAQGVRCWGESGMRALLSATNVLTLGAGLKDTSFLKDMSELVGSHYELSTSTSVSRGATGGGTSRSTSTSRTTEITLAPSDLAALPKGRVLVFVSGHRATLAQAVPWFERPYAAEIAAALDELTHSAPAGRPRLRVVPTWGTDAEGQTA, from the coding sequence ATGGATCGCCGCGTGAAACAGCCCAATCAACAGAGTGACCTGAGCGAGTGGAAAGAGCTGATCGGGGCCAGCGCCGCGATCGGCCTGGCCGAGTCGGTCGGCATGAGCATGCGAGTCGGTGAGCGGCTCTACAGCTCCGCCCCGGATCCGGATGTGCCCTGGAACCCGATCTCGCTCGTGATCGGGCTCGGTAGCGGCGATCTGGCCTGGACCGCTGCTTCCTCGTGGGGTGCGGCGACGCTGCTGGCCGGGACCGCCGGTGCGGCCGCCGGGTCGGTGTGGGCTTGGCGCGCCGGGTGCCGGGCTTGCCAGCGCGTGAGCGGAAAACTGGCCTCCCGCAAGCAGGTTCGGGCCGAGGCGGTCGACGCGCAGGCCCAATACATGGCCCACGGCCACGAGTTGGCCGACCTGTCCAGGGATGCGGTCCTGGGCAAGGCCCGCGAGCTGAAGGTGGTGCTGCGCACCGAGGACGCACCCGGTGTGCTGGTCGCTCGCGCCGTGCAGGACGGGCGCGAGATCTACGCCAGCTACGAAGATCTGCATCTCGACATCTGGGGTCCACGCAGCGGCAAGTCGACCTCGCGCGTGATCCCGGCGGTCATGGAAGCCCCCGGCGCGGTCGTGGCGACCAGCAACAAGCGCGATGTCGTCGACGCGACCCGCACCTCTCGCAGCCGTATCGGTGAGGTGCATGTGTTCGATCCGCAGCAGGTCGCTGAGGAGCCGTGCGGCTGGTACTGGGACCCGATCGCGTGGGTCGCCGGATCCGATGGCGGTGCGGGCGCTCAGGAGCGCGCAGCGGAGCTGGCGGGCTACTTCGCCGCCTCCGAGGACGGAGAGGCCAAGGGCGACAACTTCTTTCCCCAGGAGGGAGAGGACCTGCTGGCCGGGCTTTTCCTGGCGGCGGCGGTCGCGAAACGCCCGATCACCGATGTCTACGAGTGGGTGACCACGCCTTCGGACCGCGAGCCGATCGACATCCTGTCCGGCGGTGAGTTCGATTTGATCGCGGCCGGGCTCTCGGATCAGTACAACGCCGCCGACAAGCAGCGCAGCGGCGTCTTCAGCACCGCGAAGAAGCAGGCTTCCTGCTTGCGGTATGTGCGGATCCGGCCGTGGGTCACCCCGCCGGCCAAAGGCGAAGCGCCCCGCAAGTCGTTCGATGTCGATGAGTTCATCCGTTCGCGCGGCACCCTGTATCCGCTCTCGGAGGAGGGCAAAGGCAGCGCTGGGCCGCTGGTGACCGCGTTGTGCGCGGCGGTCGCTGATGCGGGCAAGCGTGAGGGTCGTCGCCACCCGGGCGGCCGGTTGCCGGTTCCGCCGCTGTTCGTGCTGGATGAGGCCGCCAACATCGTGCGGTGGCCGGATCTGCCCAAGCAGTACAGCCATTTCGGTTCGCGCGGCATCGTCGTGCTCACGATCTTGCAGTCGTGGGCTCAGGGTGTGCGGTGCTGGGGCGAGTCGGGGATGCGGGCGTTGCTGTCCGCCACCAACGTCTTGACGCTCGGCGCGGGTCTGAAGGACACCTCGTTTCTGAAGGACATGTCCGAGTTGGTGGGTTCGCACTACGAGCTGTCCACCTCGACCAGTGTCAGCCGCGGCGCCACTGGCGGCGGCACCAGCCGGTCCACCAGCACGAGCCGGACCACTGAGATCACCCTCGCCCCCAGCGATCTGGCGGCCCTGCCCAAGGGCCGGGTGCTGGTGTTCGTGAGCGGGCACCGCGCCACCCTCGCCCAGGCCGTGCCGTGGTTCGAGCGGCCCTACGCCGCCGAGATCGCGGCCGCGCTCGATGAACTCACCCACTCCGCTCCCGCCGGCCGCCCGCGTCTGCGCGTGGTGCCGACCTGGGGCACCGACGCCGAAGGACAGACCGCATGA
- a CDS encoding WhiB family transcriptional regulator, with protein MSCTTLPDPAIYPDRGCRRVDQSLFFAHGSVADLVAGAQQWCLDCPRMVACAAWALPLAASGELHTCVVASVRLPRHPDSERGRAALTQLAVISGARPDTKEALAWIAA; from the coding sequence ATGAGCTGCACCACCTTGCCGGATCCGGCGATCTACCCCGATCGGGGCTGCCGCCGGGTGGATCAGTCGCTGTTCTTCGCGCACGGTTCCGTCGCCGATCTGGTGGCCGGGGCGCAGCAGTGGTGCTTGGACTGCCCGCGGATGGTCGCCTGCGCGGCCTGGGCGCTGCCGCTGGCGGCCTCCGGTGAGCTGCACACCTGCGTCGTCGCCTCGGTGCGGCTGCCGCGTCACCCCGACTCCGAGCGCGGCCGCGCCGCCCTCACTCAGCTGGCTGTCATCTCCGGCGCCCGGCCCGACACGAAGGAGGCGCTGGCATGGATCGCCGCGTGA
- a CDS encoding GntR family transcriptional regulator, producing the protein MNKRATGRPRWQLLADDLRQRIDSGDYSPGDQLPAKTALAEQWEVSVNTVERALTELRDEGLVETFHGLGSFVRAREEADSSSGAELDELRERLARLEAQADERFARLETQLEEVRSNLGLSVTAEPVRHRDVG; encoded by the coding sequence ATGAACAAACGCGCCACCGGTCGACCTCGTTGGCAGCTGCTCGCTGACGACCTCCGGCAGCGGATCGACTCAGGCGACTACTCCCCTGGCGACCAGCTACCAGCCAAGACTGCACTCGCCGAGCAGTGGGAGGTCTCCGTCAACACCGTCGAGCGGGCGCTGACGGAATTGAGGGACGAAGGCCTCGTCGAAACCTTCCATGGTCTGGGCAGTTTCGTGCGGGCCCGCGAGGAAGCGGACTCGTCTTCTGGTGCCGAGCTGGACGAACTCCGCGAGCGACTCGCTCGGCTCGAAGCCCAAGCCGACGAGCGGTTCGCTCGGCTCGAAACTCAGCTCGAAGAGGTACGTTCCAATCTCGGCCTGTCGGTGACGGCAGAGCCCGTACGGCATCGAGACGTCGGATGA
- a CDS encoding cysteine hydrolase family protein, translated as MTIPPLDKTALLVVDVQNGFVNQHSAPVLPVVVDLATRWAATGRPTVFTRFWNYAGSPYETLIGWKALYGPPETDIVEQLAALTTHRNAHMVDKTTYTALTEEGLSLLEQLDVTDLLICGIATDACVFKTALDSFERGYTPWVIRDAVASNATRHPAKAIHDSALLHISRLVGAGQLIDSSEVRAQIENAAAL; from the coding sequence ATGACCATTCCACCCCTCGACAAAACGGCGCTACTGGTGGTCGACGTCCAAAACGGCTTCGTCAACCAGCACTCGGCACCCGTGCTGCCCGTTGTTGTCGACCTTGCTACCCGTTGGGCGGCGACCGGCCGCCCCACCGTCTTCACCCGGTTCTGGAACTACGCCGGAAGCCCCTACGAAACACTGATCGGCTGGAAAGCGCTCTACGGTCCGCCCGAGACCGACATAGTCGAACAGCTCGCAGCACTCACCACCCATCGAAACGCTCACATGGTGGACAAGACCACCTACACCGCACTGACCGAGGAGGGGCTGTCACTCCTCGAACAGTTGGATGTGACTGATCTGCTGATCTGCGGAATCGCCACCGACGCTTGCGTTTTCAAAACCGCGCTCGACAGCTTCGAGCGCGGTTACACACCCTGGGTTATCCGTGATGCGGTCGCCTCGAACGCAACTCGCCACCCCGCCAAAGCAATCCACGACTCTGCTCTGCTGCATATATCGCGCCTGGTAGGAGCGGGTCAGCTTATCGACTCCAGTGAGGTGCGTGCCCAAATCGAAAACGCCGCAGCCCTATGA
- a CDS encoding ParA family protein: protein MADAVVVAMANQKGGVGKSTCTLATARAASRYLGARVLVVDMDPQGNVSKTLVRELLPKDEVTLADAITPESDVALREVIVPTIWENVDLAPGGVRLSTADSKLNIAEFGRETALRRALEPVRGDYDLIIIDNPPTLLGQLLKNSLVAADAVVLVTEADEWSADGLALLGKNIAKAREHYNPQLRIIGTIMNKWRETRTGNEAATEIVEGMAKHFPGVPVWVEHKIPLWVGITDIKRGSAFDESKDARLRVLGETVFQPIAEQMLKAVA, encoded by the coding sequence ATGGCCGACGCAGTCGTGGTGGCGATGGCGAACCAGAAGGGCGGCGTGGGTAAGTCCACGTGCACGCTGGCGACAGCCCGCGCCGCGAGCAGGTACCTCGGTGCGCGGGTCCTGGTGGTGGATATGGACCCGCAGGGCAACGTGAGCAAGACGCTGGTGCGGGAGCTGCTGCCGAAGGATGAAGTCACTCTCGCCGACGCGATCACTCCGGAGAGCGACGTGGCGCTGCGTGAGGTGATAGTGCCGACGATCTGGGAGAACGTTGACCTTGCACCGGGCGGGGTGCGCCTGTCGACCGCAGACAGCAAGCTGAATATCGCGGAGTTTGGGCGCGAGACGGCTCTACGGAGAGCCCTGGAACCGGTGCGAGGCGACTACGACCTGATCATCATCGACAACCCACCGACACTGCTGGGCCAGCTGCTGAAGAACTCACTCGTCGCCGCCGACGCCGTAGTGCTGGTGACCGAAGCCGACGAGTGGTCCGCTGACGGGCTGGCGCTGCTGGGCAAGAACATCGCCAAGGCGCGCGAGCACTACAACCCCCAGCTGCGGATTATCGGCACGATCATGAACAAATGGCGTGAGACGCGAACCGGCAACGAGGCCGCCACCGAGATCGTGGAAGGGATGGCCAAGCACTTCCCGGGGGTTCCCGTCTGGGTCGAGCACAAGATCCCGCTGTGGGTCGGTATCACCGACATCAAGCGGGGATCGGCCTTCGACGAGTCCAAGGACGCCCGGCTGCGGGTCCTGGGCGAGACGGTGTTCCAGCCGATCGCCGAACAGATGCTCAAGGCCGTCGCATGA
- the mobC gene encoding plasmid mobilization relaxosome protein MobC produces the protein MVAEKAVSEQAEESAPRRSQNIARAANRRRRPNIKGRKRTLEVVLSEEEYAKVQVLAEASNCTVPWFLVQAALDPVAASSKGKDDGPWLPWPARRELIRTLYGAASSLDMLRLHHVKKIGSNLNQLVRLANIDQHIPDDVLEDLPAVLEQIEAVAEDLRERAEDLTKKAEDAARR, from the coding sequence GTGGTCGCGGAGAAGGCAGTTTCGGAGCAGGCGGAGGAGTCGGCGCCGCGTCGGTCGCAGAACATCGCGCGGGCGGCGAACCGTCGCCGCCGGCCGAACATCAAGGGTCGGAAGCGGACTCTGGAAGTGGTGCTCTCGGAGGAGGAGTACGCGAAGGTTCAGGTGCTCGCCGAGGCGTCGAATTGCACGGTTCCGTGGTTTCTAGTGCAAGCCGCGCTCGACCCGGTCGCGGCTTCCTCGAAGGGGAAGGACGACGGGCCGTGGTTGCCGTGGCCAGCGCGCCGCGAGCTGATCCGAACGCTGTACGGGGCGGCCTCGTCGCTGGATATGCTGCGGCTGCACCACGTGAAGAAGATCGGCAGCAACCTCAATCAACTGGTTCGGTTGGCGAATATCGACCAGCACATCCCCGACGATGTACTTGAGGATCTGCCAGCGGTGCTGGAGCAGATAGAGGCGGTGGCCGAGGATCTGCGCGAACGCGCCGAGGATCTGACGAAGAAGGCCGAAGATGCGGCGCGGCGATGA
- a CDS encoding relaxase/mobilization nuclease domain-containing protein gives MIPKIRRGKKMSGLITYLLGPGEHNEHRDRHIIGGSPTVMREMWLEHFDGPGDDEAARDVALAVADEIEIPRRLYQTQVRMKTKVKVAVGAGGSRELGMDVFEPAGKNEKGSYKDAPVWHCVLALAPGEELSDDRWQEIADTFMDRMGFTGTPDGKRAQARWVAVRHGHSGEKGEGQDHVHIAASLVRDDGRKVSTFDYGPGRAKGDWRHADQVCGELEREFGLKVLASRREGGGMSENSRAEIERAKRLGTPETERERLRRMVRAYATAAESEREFVTNLRAVGVAVRARYAPGGTTEVIGYSVRLRRGDDEVGPWLGGGKLAKDLSLSALREQQWIDSPEGREDALSAWMNRTDRTRAGRDRGDGMGAWAQAAADVEQWREQLAEIPVTDRAQWAWMAGQASGVFAAWSEMLEGDEPGQFAAAAREMARSAQVARQADRWRPPRQQRPSPAADVAHLLLQHTAQSSRPRTHISRGARDGQAAAELAVLLLALMLLLLLAAIAIARAVARAHRARGELVRATSVEHVMREQIDPVRAGWESELQARRDQWDRDAAQVFTAAAGRRAQRVLEGAIAPREEQPDPKRRPTPSEKAVASARGPLTPPVRAPQITRPIYSELSDEDKNVQRLLDVSGLAFGRRNEVQPRSWNDRKLDAELQHRRREVELLEQDVDARRNGQGPHTVAAQAENAEYRRQADRIAPARRARAEAERALAEQRELRGRQQGLQWKLNETPRRKVLMRRDIQSSLGEVDAALAEVSVRLDAADAAAEAAVKVCGIPMHEWDDIEFRAHERQQQSHLRGAQDKDARELVTDAEALQKLRGELKLVETERTRRSKLTPEQRDQEQQQRVRSSRIRPPNRSTSVDPNPSQTSYRAPGYGRDTGKDQGMGR, from the coding sequence ATGATCCCGAAGATCCGCCGCGGCAAGAAGATGTCCGGGCTCATCACCTATCTGCTCGGGCCGGGCGAACATAACGAGCACCGGGACCGGCACATCATCGGCGGCTCGCCCACGGTGATGCGTGAGATGTGGCTGGAGCACTTCGACGGACCTGGCGACGACGAGGCCGCGCGTGATGTCGCCCTGGCCGTCGCCGACGAGATCGAGATCCCGCGCCGTCTGTATCAGACCCAGGTGCGGATGAAGACGAAGGTCAAGGTCGCTGTCGGCGCGGGCGGTAGCCGTGAACTCGGCATGGACGTCTTCGAGCCCGCGGGCAAGAACGAGAAGGGTTCGTACAAGGACGCGCCGGTGTGGCATTGCGTGCTGGCCCTGGCGCCGGGCGAGGAGCTCTCCGATGATCGGTGGCAGGAGATCGCCGACACCTTCATGGACCGGATGGGCTTCACCGGCACACCGGATGGCAAGCGCGCCCAGGCGCGGTGGGTCGCGGTGCGGCACGGGCACTCCGGGGAGAAGGGCGAGGGCCAGGACCACGTCCATATCGCCGCGTCGCTGGTCCGGGACGACGGCCGCAAAGTCAGCACATTCGACTACGGTCCAGGCCGCGCGAAAGGCGACTGGCGCCACGCCGATCAGGTGTGCGGAGAGCTGGAGCGTGAGTTCGGCTTGAAAGTGCTCGCGTCACGGCGCGAGGGCGGCGGCATGTCGGAGAATTCGCGTGCCGAGATCGAGCGCGCGAAGCGGCTCGGCACACCGGAAACCGAACGCGAACGACTCCGGCGGATGGTGCGCGCGTACGCGACCGCAGCCGAGTCCGAACGCGAATTCGTGACCAACCTGCGGGCGGTCGGCGTCGCGGTGCGGGCGCGCTACGCACCCGGCGGCACTACGGAGGTCATCGGCTACTCGGTGCGTCTGCGCCGCGGTGACGACGAGGTCGGGCCGTGGCTGGGCGGCGGGAAGCTCGCCAAAGACCTCTCACTAAGCGCGTTGCGCGAGCAGCAGTGGATCGACAGTCCCGAGGGACGCGAGGATGCGCTCAGTGCGTGGATGAACCGCACCGATCGCACCCGGGCGGGCCGGGATCGTGGTGACGGGATGGGTGCTTGGGCGCAGGCCGCCGCTGATGTCGAGCAGTGGCGCGAGCAGCTCGCCGAGATCCCGGTGACCGACCGCGCTCAGTGGGCGTGGATGGCCGGCCAAGCATCGGGGGTTTTCGCCGCGTGGTCAGAGATGCTCGAAGGTGATGAGCCCGGCCAGTTCGCGGCGGCCGCGCGTGAGATGGCCCGCAGTGCGCAGGTCGCCCGGCAGGCCGATCGGTGGCGGCCGCCGCGACAGCAGCGGCCGAGTCCGGCCGCCGATGTGGCGCATCTGCTGCTCCAGCACACTGCGCAGTCCTCGCGGCCGCGCACCCACATCTCGCGGGGCGCCCGTGACGGCCAGGCCGCCGCCGAGCTGGCGGTGTTGCTGCTGGCGTTGATGCTGCTGTTGTTGCTCGCGGCTATCGCGATCGCTCGGGCGGTGGCTCGCGCGCATCGGGCCCGCGGGGAACTCGTGCGCGCCACCTCGGTCGAGCATGTGATGCGTGAGCAGATCGACCCGGTGCGGGCGGGCTGGGAGAGCGAGCTTCAGGCGCGGCGCGACCAGTGGGACCGCGACGCCGCCCAGGTCTTCACCGCGGCCGCCGGTCGCCGGGCGCAGCGGGTTCTCGAAGGCGCTATCGCGCCGCGTGAGGAACAGCCCGATCCGAAGCGGCGGCCCACGCCTTCGGAGAAGGCCGTCGCTTCGGCGCGTGGTCCGCTCACCCCGCCGGTGAGAGCGCCGCAGATCACGCGCCCGATCTACAGCGAGCTGAGCGACGAGGACAAAAACGTGCAGCGGCTGTTGGACGTGTCGGGGCTGGCTTTCGGTCGCCGAAACGAGGTGCAGCCGAGAAGCTGGAACGATCGCAAACTCGATGCCGAGTTGCAGCATCGCCGCCGCGAGGTCGAGTTGTTGGAACAGGACGTCGACGCGCGTCGCAACGGGCAAGGACCGCACACGGTCGCGGCGCAGGCCGAAAACGCCGAGTACCGACGCCAGGCCGACCGGATCGCACCCGCGCGCCGGGCCCGCGCCGAGGCCGAGCGGGCGCTGGCCGAACAGCGTGAACTCAGGGGCCGACAGCAGGGATTGCAGTGGAAGCTGAACGAGACGCCGCGTCGGAAGGTGCTGATGCGTCGCGATATTCAGTCTTCGCTGGGCGAGGTAGATGCGGCGCTGGCCGAGGTCAGCGTGCGGCTGGACGCCGCCGACGCCGCTGCGGAGGCTGCGGTCAAGGTGTGCGGGATCCCGATGCACGAGTGGGATGACATCGAATTCCGCGCCCACGAGCGTCAGCAGCAATCACATCTGCGGGGCGCACAGGACAAGGACGCCCGCGAACTCGTCACCGACGCCGAGGCGCTACAGAAACTGCGCGGGGAACTGAAGCTCGTCGAAACCGAACGCACCCGCCGGTCCAAGCTCACCCCCGAGCAGCGCGACCAGGAGCAGCAGCAGCGCGTGCGCAGCAGCAGGATTCGGCCGCCGAACCGCTCTACCTCGGTTGATCCGAACCCGAGTCAAACGTCGTACCGAGCGCCGGGCTACGGGCGCGATACCGGCAAGGACCAGGGGATGGGGCGGTAA